In Streptomyces nojiriensis, the sequence GTCGCAGAAGATGGCGTACCGCCACTCCGGCTACCCGGGTGGTCTCCGCTCGGTGCGCTACGACGACCTCCTGGCGAACAACCCGGAGAAGGCCGTCGAGAAGGCCATCAAGGGCATGCTCCCCAAGAACACCCTGGGCCGTCAGATGCTCTCGAAGCTGAAGGTCTACTCGGGCGACCAGCACCCCCACGCTGCCCAGCAGCCGGTGCCGTTCGAGATCACCCAGGTCGCGCAGTAGTTCCGGCCACCCCCTAAGACGTAGAAAATTCTGAGGAGCATCGTGGCCGAGACCACCGCCGAGACGACCCCCGTCGACGAGTTCGAGGGCAACGTCGAGGAGTACACCAGCGAGTCTGAGGTCGTCGTCGAGGGCGACTACACCTCCGAGTCCCTTGCCGGTCGCTTCGGCGACCCCCAGCCGGCCGCCGGCCTGGGCCGTCGCAAGAACGCCATCGCCCGCGTCCGGATCGTTCCGGGCACCGGCAAGTGGAAGATCAACGGTCGCACCCTTGAGGACTACTTCCCCAACAAGGTGCACCAGCAGGAAGTCAACGAGCCCTTCAAGCTCCTCGAGCTTGACGGCCGCTACGACGTCATCGCCCGCATCGCGGGTGGCGGCGTGTCCGGCCAGGCCGGCGCCCTGCGCCTCGGTGTGGCCCGTGCGCTGAACGAGGCGGACGTGGACAACAACCGCCCGGCGCTGAAGAAGGCCGGCTTCCTCTCCCGCGACGACCGTGCGGTCGAGCGCAAGAAGGCCGGTCTCAAGAAGGCCCGTAAGGCTCCGCAGTACAGCAAGCGTTAATCTGCGCCTGCTGTTCTGCAACGAAACCGCCCCGGCAGCACTCTCTGTGCTGCCGGGGCGGTTCGTTTACCGCCACAAGCGGCAAATATCTGTCACAAGCGGTCATACGCGAAGCGGAAACTCGGGAGGACAACAGTGGGACGACTCTTCGGGACGGACGGTGTACGCGGCGTTGCCAACGCGGATCTGACGGCGGAGCTCGCGCTCGGCCTCTCCGTGGCGGCTGCCCACGTACTGGCCGAGGCGGGCACCTTTGAGGGCCACCGGGCGACCGCGGTGGTCGGCCGGGACCCCCGCGCCTCCGGCGAATTCCTGGAGGCCGCGGTCGTGGCCGGCCTCGCGAGCGCGGGCGTGGACGTCCTGCGCGTCGGTGTGCTGCCCACCCCGGCGGTGGCGTATCTCACCGGTGCGCTGGGCGCCGACCTCGGCGTGATGCTCTCCGCCAGCCACAACGCCATGCCCGACAACGGCATCAAGTTCTTCGCGCGCGGCGGCCACAAGCTCGCCGACGAGCTGGAGGACCGCATCGAGTCGACCTACGAGCAGCACCGCACCGGCGCCCCCTGGGACCGGCCCACCGGTTCCGGTGTCGGCCGCGTCTCGGATTACACCGAGGGCTTCGAGAAGTACGTCTCCCACCTCATCGGTGTCCTCCCGAACCGCCTCGACGGACTGAAGATCGTCCTCGACGAGGCCCACGGCGCGGCCGCGTACGTCTCGCCCGAGGCGTTCGCCCGGGCCGGCGCGGAGATCGTCACGATCGGCGCCGAGCCCAACGGCCTCAACATCAACGACGGCTGCG encodes:
- the rpsI gene encoding 30S ribosomal protein S9; protein product: MAETTAETTPVDEFEGNVEEYTSESEVVVEGDYTSESLAGRFGDPQPAAGLGRRKNAIARVRIVPGTGKWKINGRTLEDYFPNKVHQQEVNEPFKLLELDGRYDVIARIAGGGVSGQAGALRLGVARALNEADVDNNRPALKKAGFLSRDDRAVERKKAGLKKARKAPQYSKR
- the rplM gene encoding 50S ribosomal protein L13, with the translated sequence MRTFSPKPGDISRQWLVIDAQDVVLGRLATQAAALLRGKHKPTYAPHMDMGDFVIIVNADKVHLSGNKASQKMAYRHSGYPGGLRSVRYDDLLANNPEKAVEKAIKGMLPKNTLGRQMLSKLKVYSGDQHPHAAQQPVPFEITQVAQ